In one Siniperca chuatsi isolate FFG_IHB_CAS linkage group LG14, ASM2008510v1, whole genome shotgun sequence genomic region, the following are encoded:
- the LOC122888725 gene encoding protein LBH-like, translated as MSCIPASHSMSTILSQVESQLEESPAQIRGSRAYQIFPEANINEESDSSSYPEDFLYKRERLPSIVVEPTEHSELESGELHWPPRYLMSNSVEEEEEEDSSVNHTEGSVDGEQQEDMGMEEGSVARKSSIGPSQSQLSLSRLTPPASPPPEAAPPCLRS; from the exons ATGAGCTGTATTCCTGCCTCGCACAG tatGAGCACCATTCTCAGTCAAGTGGAATCTCAATTGGAGGAGAGTCCAGCTCAGATAAGAGGGAGCAGAGCTTACCAG ATCTTCCCTGAAGCCAACATAAATGAAGAGTCAGATTCCAGCTCCTATCCTGAAGACTTTCTCTACAAAAGGGAACGTCTCCCCTCTATAGTTGTGGAGCCCACAGAGCACAGTGAGCTGGAGAGCGGGGAACTGCACTGGCCTCCACGATACCTAATGAGCAacagtgtggaggaggaggaggaggaggatagtAGTGTGAATCACACAGAAGGCtctgtggatggagagcagcaggaggacaTGGGGATGGAAGAAGG CTCAGTTGCCAGGAAGTCTTCTATTGGGCCGTCCCAGAGTCAACTGTCCCTCTCTCGGCTGACTCCGCCTGCCTCCCCCCCCCCTGAGGCTGCCCCACCCTGCCTGAGGAGCTGA